Proteins from a genomic interval of Geodermatophilus obscurus DSM 43160:
- a CDS encoding FAD binding domain-containing protein encodes MIPAAFEYARPTSVDEALQAIAEGGDDVKVLAGGQSLIPVMRLRLAAPETVVDLSRVAELRGVRDDGDALVIGAMTTHHDVMTDPLVLQHAPLIAEATETVADRQVRARGTFGGALVHADPAGDLPAVALALDAEFVIAGLEGRRTVPAAEFFLDYLTTALEEGELLVEIRVPKLAGEWGMRYEKFNRVAQAWSIVAVAAVVRRENGHIAEARIGLTNMGTTPLRASAVEAALAGAEASPETIAAAARSAAEGTSPTSDLNAQADYREHLAQVLTRRAVTAAAGL; translated from the coding sequence GTGATCCCCGCTGCGTTCGAGTACGCCCGCCCCACCAGCGTCGACGAGGCCCTGCAGGCCATCGCCGAGGGTGGGGACGACGTCAAGGTCCTCGCCGGCGGCCAGTCGCTGATCCCGGTCATGCGGCTGCGGCTGGCCGCGCCGGAGACGGTGGTCGACCTGAGCCGGGTCGCCGAGCTGCGCGGCGTCCGGGACGACGGCGACGCCCTCGTCATCGGGGCCATGACGACCCACCACGACGTCATGACCGACCCGCTGGTGCTGCAGCACGCACCGCTCATCGCCGAGGCGACCGAGACGGTGGCCGACCGGCAGGTCCGTGCACGGGGGACCTTCGGCGGGGCCCTGGTCCACGCCGACCCCGCCGGCGACCTGCCGGCGGTGGCGCTGGCCCTGGACGCGGAGTTCGTCATCGCCGGCCTCGAGGGGCGGCGGACGGTGCCCGCCGCGGAGTTCTTCCTCGATTACCTCACCACCGCGCTGGAGGAGGGGGAGCTGCTCGTCGAGATCCGCGTCCCCAAGCTGGCCGGCGAGTGGGGGATGCGCTACGAGAAGTTCAACCGCGTGGCGCAGGCGTGGTCGATCGTGGCGGTGGCCGCGGTCGTCCGCCGGGAGAACGGGCACATCGCCGAGGCGCGGATCGGGCTGACCAACATGGGCACCACGCCGCTGCGGGCCAGCGCGGTCGAGGCCGCGCTGGCCGGTGCCGAGGCCAGCCCGGAGACGATCGCCGCGGCGGCGCGCTCGGCCGCCGAGGGGACCTCCCCGACCAGCGACCTCAACGCCCAGGCGGACTACCGGGAGCACCTGGCGCAGGTGCTCACTCGTCGTGCGGTCACCGCGGCGGCGGGGCTGTAG
- a CDS encoding SRPBCC family protein has product MQLENSFTVPVPIDEAWRVLLDIERIAPCMPGAALDSVTGDDFTGRVKVKLGPINLTYQGKASFVEKDEAAHKAVIDGRGKDQRGNGTAAALITAQLKAEGDTTRVDVLTDLNITGRPAQFGRGVMTDVGNKLLGQFADKLAAQLGAGDAGATATATPAPATPAKEAAAKAAGAVEEVAASVEQVPGDNAVAEKTRQTAAAAKKTAAAATDGVSGGDTAAASAAADTTPAAVIPPPPATTAAPAARTSGPKHAEPEPIDLLEVAGGAALTRYAAPLAGAAALLLVVTLVVRRRRR; this is encoded by the coding sequence GTGCAGTTGGAGAACTCGTTCACCGTCCCCGTGCCGATCGACGAAGCCTGGCGGGTGCTGCTGGACATCGAGCGGATCGCGCCGTGCATGCCGGGCGCCGCCCTGGACTCGGTCACCGGTGACGACTTCACCGGCCGGGTCAAGGTCAAGCTCGGCCCGATCAACCTGACCTACCAGGGCAAGGCCAGCTTCGTCGAGAAGGACGAGGCGGCCCACAAGGCGGTCATAGACGGCCGCGGCAAGGACCAGCGCGGCAACGGCACCGCGGCCGCGCTCATCACCGCCCAGCTCAAGGCCGAGGGCGACACCACGCGGGTGGACGTCCTGACCGACCTGAACATCACCGGCCGGCCGGCCCAGTTCGGCCGCGGTGTGATGACCGACGTCGGCAACAAGCTGCTCGGCCAGTTCGCCGACAAGCTCGCCGCCCAGCTGGGTGCCGGCGATGCGGGCGCGACCGCGACGGCGACCCCCGCACCGGCGACGCCGGCGAAGGAGGCCGCGGCCAAGGCAGCGGGTGCCGTCGAGGAGGTCGCGGCCTCCGTGGAGCAGGTGCCGGGGGACAACGCGGTCGCGGAGAAGACCCGCCAGACCGCGGCGGCGGCGAAGAAGACCGCAGCCGCGGCCACCGACGGGGTGTCGGGCGGCGACACCGCCGCCGCCTCGGCGGCCGCCGACACCACGCCGGCCGCCGTCATCCCGCCGCCGCCGGCCACGACGGCGGCCCCGGCGGCCCGGACGTCAGGTCCCAAGCACGCCGAGCCCGAGCCGATCGACCTGCTCGAGGTCGCCGGCGGGGCCGCGCTGACCCGCTACGCCGCCCCGCTGGCCGGTGCCGCGGCGCTGCTGCTGGTCGTCACGCTGGTCGTCCGGCGCCGGCGCCGCTGA